In Penaeus chinensis breed Huanghai No. 1 chromosome 2, ASM1920278v2, whole genome shotgun sequence, the following proteins share a genomic window:
- the LOC125032016 gene encoding activator of 90 kDa heat shock protein ATPase homolog 1-like has translation MAKWGEGDPRWIVEERPDATNVNNWHWSEKNASGWSKEKIKSLFEGMVLEEPGLAKVTIKEVSKCDGEAMVNNRKGKLIFFYEWDIKMDWVAKKEDEPKKDIKGHIQIPNLSEENEPCEIDVSVSVTAGGSAGDDVKEFLRKKCEKVIQSKVADYITALKREYATDLILPTKGQAVTKQSKTILSPPPSENSLSANVTNTTNNMQKMGLGCKIDTSQITLTERFKCTADDIYRALTVREMVVAFTRGDVKLDVVKGGKFELFGGNISGEYESLEPNKQIVQKWRFKTWPSGHYSTVTLDIQQKEDSTEVRLTQSGVPSSDIDRTKEGWKNYYWDSIKRTFGFGAMLI, from the exons ATGGCTAAATGGGGCGAAGGCGATCCTCGGTGGATTGTGGAGGAGCGACCGGATGCTACCAATGTTAATAACTGGCACTG GTCTGAAAAAAATGCCAGTGGTTGGAGCAAAGAGAAGATTAAGAGCTTGTTTGAGGGCATGGTGTTGGAGGAACCAGGACTTG CCAAAGTAACCATCAAGGAAGTGTCTAAGTGTGATGGGGAAGCCATGGTCAACAACCGCAAAGGGAAGCTCATCTTCTTCTATGAGTGGGACATCAAGATGGACTGGGTGGCCAAGAAGGAGGATGAGCCCAAGAAGGACATCAAGGGCCACATCCAGATACCCAATCTCTCTGAGGAGAATGAGCCATGCGAGATTGat gTGTCTGTAAGTGTGACGGCTGGAGGCTCAGCAGGAGATGATGTGAAAGAGTTCCTGAGAAAGAAGTGTGAGAAAGTGATACAATCAAAAGTTGCAGATTATATCACTGCTCTGAAGAGAG AGTATGCCACTGACTTAATCCTGCCAACGAAGGGACAAGCTGTGACAAAGCAAAGTAAAACAATCCTATCTCCACCTCCTTCTGAGAACTCGCTATCGGCTAAT GTTacaaatactacaaataatatgCAGAAAATGGGACTGGGCTGTAAAATAGACACATCCCAAATTACACTGACTGAACGTTTCAAGTGCACTGCTGATGACATCTACAGAGCGCTTACTGTGAGGGAG ATGGTGGTTGCGTTCACAAGAGGTGACGTAAAGTTGGATGTTGTAAAGGGCGGCAAATTCGAGTTATTTGGTGGCAATATCTCAGGAGAATATGAGAGTCTA GAACCAAACAAGCAAATTGTACAGAAGTGGCGGTTTAAGACTTGGCCTTCTGGTCATTATTCAACAGTTACGCTAGATATTCAACAAAAAGAAGATTCTACAGAAGTTCGTCTAACACAATCTGGTGTCCCATCTTC TGATATTGACAGGACGAAAGAAGGCTGGAAGAACTATTATTGGGATAGTATTAAACGAACCTTTGGTTTCGGTGCAATGCTCATATGA